From the Cryptomeria japonica chromosome 2, Sugi_1.0, whole genome shotgun sequence genome, one window contains:
- the LOC131073205 gene encoding LRR receptor-like serine/threonine-protein kinase GSO1, translated as MAWFRVYLALISVVALPFTIKAEAIPGDAKSLLALKQSLSGYSLDNWLDGELSNFCNWTGVTCDHSNQSVIALNLQNKAIFGSLPLKFPTFTHLTTLNLSSNSITGPIPSSAFASCSVLALLSLDRNNFTGPLPLSLSNCTELKILDLSANELTGPIPSSLSKLSKLNMLNLRENNFTGPVPDSLSNCTNLVTLDLCFNYLINGTIPKSLGLLTRLQFLGLYGDRLSGQIPTAAIANLTQLRFLAMGANFMSGPIPSWLGQMPFLERLWMGGSRYEGTIPPSIGNISSLIILGLYWNSLTGNIPKSLGQLARLIQLSISGNYLTGSLPVELGNLTNLQLARVYGNSLSGSIPIEFGRLKSFQQFVARNNNFSGRIPAELCNCSALGLLRLQSNQLSGGIPPQLSRLRFLAELHLEQNQLSGTIPESLSNCTNLQDLSLGYNLLNGNIPPAIASLRNIVRSFSMPYNLFHGIIPPEIGGMQFVTVMDLAGNHLSGEIPVSLGSCVELLQLNLSNNQFSGQIPQTLSTLITLTNLDLSVNNLSGPIPGYLGDIETLLYLNLSYNHLSGPVPTEGVFRNRSAIALLGNSGLCSSEFPKSSSGLSNPSKVLIIVGSSAFGALVLTAMLYFYVHRRKKGKDEYLVQRDLFLEREIVKLNHWYLFHATSEFSDTNIIGSGRMATVYSGKLNIYGREQAVAVKRFKDEIAVSESLIAEIRALAMTKHRNLVRLLGYCWASKTMALVMGMMPNRSLAEHIQEKTLTWSVCLRIARGVAEGLKYLHHECPQPVLHCDLKPSNILLDMEFEPGIADSGISRILDYDDMSRGFSTSNLQGSIGYIPPEYA; from the exons ATGGCCTGGTTTAGGGTTTACTTGGCTCTCATTTCAGTTGTGGCACTGCCATTTACTATAAAGGCAGAGGCCATCCCAGGGGATGCGAAGTCACTTTTGGCTCTCAAACAGAGCCTGTCTGGCTATTCTCTCGACAACTGGCTAGACGGAGAGCTCTCCAATTTCTGTAATTGGACGGGCGTCACCTGTGACCACTCCAACCAGAGCGTAATCGCTCTCAATCTCCAAAACAAGGCCATCTTTGGCTCATTACCACTTAAATTCCCCACCTTTACCCACCTCACTACACTCAATCTTTCCTCCAATTCTATAACCGGTCCAATTCCATCCTCTGCCTTCGCCTCTTGTTCTGTGCTCGCTTTACTCTCTCTGGACCGAAACAATTTCACTGGCCCACTTCCCTTATCTCTCTCCAACTGTACCGAGCTCAAAATCCTTGACCTCTCTGCTAACGAGCTTACTGGTCCCATACCTTCCAGCCTTTCAAAGTTATCCAAGCTAAATATGCTTAACCTCCGTGAGAACAACTTCACAGGCCCAGTTCCTGATTCTCTGTCAAACTGTACCAATCTGGTAACGCTGGATTTATGTTTTAACTATTTGATCAACGGAACCATACCCAAAAGTCTTGGCCTTCTCACCAGACTACAATTCCTTGGTTTGTACGGTGACCGTCTCAGTGGTCAGATACCCACAGCCGCCATCGCCAATCTGACTCAGCTCCGGTTTTTGGCTATGGGTGCCAACTTTATGAGCGGCCCGATTCCTTCATGGCTCGGCCAAATGCCCTTCCTGGAACGGCTATGGATGGGAGGGAGTCGATACGAAGGGACAATTCCTCCTTCTATCGGGAACATATCATCTCTCATCATTTTAGGCTTGTACTGGAATTCCCTCACGGGTAATATTCCTAAATCATTGGGCCAACTTGCCCGACTGATCCAATTAAGCATATCGGGTAATTATCTGACAGGCTCTCTTCCGGTTGAGCTGGGGAATCTTACAAATCTACAGCTTGCACGTGTATATGGAAATTCATTGAGCGGAAGTATTCCGATCGAGTTTGGTCGCCTGAAATCCTTTCAACAATTTGTGGCGAGGAACAATAATTTCAGCGGAAGGATTCCAGCAGAGTTGTGCAACTGTTCGGCGTTGGGGCTTCTCAGACTGCAGAGCAATCAGCTAAGCGGGGGCATACCTCCACAGCTGAGTCGCCTACGCTTCCTAGCGGAACTACATTTGGAGCAAAATCAATTGTCAGGAACGATTCCGGAATCCCTTTCAAACTGTACCAATCTTCAGGATCTGTCCCTCGGCTACAATCTCCTAAACGGTAACATTCCTCCTGCTATTGCAAGCCTGCGGAATATAGTTCGTTCATTTTCAATGCCCTATAATCTATTCCATGGAATAATTCCGCCAGAAATAGGGGGTATGCAATTTGTTACTGTGATGGACCTGGCCGGCAATCACTTAAGCGGTGAGATCCCGGTGAGCCTTGGAAGCTGCGTGGAGCTGCTGCAACTGAACCTTTCAAACAATCAATTCAGTGGTCAAATTCCGCAAACATTGAGCACACTCATTACTCTTACGAACTTGGATCTCTCTGTCAACAATTTATCTGGTCCCATACCAGGTTATCTTGGCGACATAGAAACCCTTCTCTATCTGAATCTCTCTTATAACCATCTCTCTGGTCCTGTTCCCACAGAGGGTGTCTTCAGAAATCGGTCAGCCATCGCTTTACTTGGGAACTCTGGTCTCTGCAGTTCAGAATTCCCCAAATCCTCCAGTGGTCTCTCAAACCCATCCAAGGTCCTTATTATCGTGGGATCGTCTGCTTTTGGAGCTCTTGTTCTAACAGCCATGCTGTACTTTTATGTTCACAGGAGAAAAAAGGGCAAGGATGAGTACCTAGTACAGAGGGATTTGTTCCTTGAGCGAGAAATAGTCAAGTTAAATCACTGGTATCTGTTCCATGCGACTTCAGAGTTTAGTGATACAAACATAATCGGCTCCGGCAGAATGGCAACAGTATATAGCGGGAAGCTAAATATATACGGCAGGGAACAAGCTGTAGCTGTGAAGAGATTCAAAGATGAAATCGCCGTGAGTGAGAGCCTGATTGCCGAGATTCGAGCACTGGCCATGACTAAACACCGTAACTTAGTTCGCTTGTTGGGGTACTGCTGGGCTTCAAAGACCATGGCTTTGGTTATGGGGATGATGCCGAATCGAAGCTTGGCGGAGCATATTCAAGAAAAGACACTCACCTGGAGCGTATGCTTGAGAATCGCACGTGGAGTGGCTGAGGGATTGAAGTACCTTCATCATGAATGTCCGCAGCCAGTTTTACACTGCGATTTAAAACCGTCTAACATCTTGCTGGACATGGAATTTGAGCCCGGGATTGCCGATTCCGGGATTTCCAGAATCCTCGACTACGATGACATGAGTCGCGGATTTAGCACCTCCAATTTGCAAGGATCCATCGGCTACATACCACCAG AGTATGCATGA